Proteins encoded in a region of the Chryseobacterium piperi genome:
- a CDS encoding MBL fold metallo-hydrolase: MNHNHLKVCTACGTQYPEDHTENKCIICEDERQAVPQNGQSWTTHEKLLEKHSVKIKKINDKLYEFLVNPTFSIGQRAFLIISENGNVLWDCIPLLDEGAIEFIKSKGGLKAIAFSHPHYYSNMRMWAEAFNCKIYIHQKDQEWVVNRGNYIEYWNGDYIELWDQLKLHHIGGHFEGSSIIEIPWISENGTLLIGDTMYLSPSMKHFATMRSYPNRIPLPLNEIRRIEKRFDEITFDTIYGFYSYQNVENNAKEIVRSSFEKYQ; this comes from the coding sequence ATGAACCATAATCATCTTAAAGTGTGCACGGCATGCGGTACACAATATCCCGAGGACCATACTGAAAACAAATGTATTATTTGTGAAGACGAAAGACAAGCAGTACCTCAAAATGGACAATCCTGGACAACCCACGAAAAGTTGTTGGAAAAACACAGTGTGAAAATCAAAAAGATCAATGACAAACTCTATGAATTTCTGGTTAACCCAACGTTTTCTATCGGCCAACGAGCCTTCCTTATTATTTCAGAAAACGGAAATGTATTATGGGACTGTATTCCTTTACTGGATGAAGGTGCAATAGAATTTATTAAATCCAAAGGAGGATTAAAAGCCATTGCTTTTTCACATCCGCATTATTATTCCAATATGAGAATGTGGGCTGAAGCTTTTAATTGTAAAATTTATATCCATCAAAAGGATCAGGAATGGGTGGTGAATAGAGGAAATTATATAGAGTATTGGAATGGTGATTATATTGAGTTATGGGATCAGTTAAAGCTTCATCATATTGGTGGACATTTTGAAGGAAGTTCTATCATAGAAATCCCCTGGATCAGTGAAAATGGGACTCTTTTGATCGGAGATACCATGTACCTTTCCCCATCAATGAAACATTTTGCTACCATGAGAAGCTATCCGAACAGAATTCCTCTCCCGCTAAATGAAATCAGAAGAATTGAAAAGCGTTTTGATGAGATTACCTTTGATACCATTTACGGTTTTTATTCTTATCAAAATGTAGAAAACAATGCTAAAGAAATTGTGAGGAGCTCATTTGAGAAATATCAGTAG